A single Trichocoleus sp. FACHB-46 DNA region contains:
- a CDS encoding DUF3095 domain-containing protein: MSTEQFYAKLPRLKEFIEITQPHNFVDLPHDWHVVITDIVGSTQAIEAGRYKDVNLLGACSIVAVLNVAKSDEIPFVFGGDGASILIPPALLEQTKQALLATQQAAKTRFDLDLRVGLVPVTDVLAAGFEIKVAKLQVSENYSQGIFTGGGLTCATEMVKQDIPNNPYQLKPSTQPLQPDFSGLECRWQDIPNQRGEVLSILVLAMGSKKEQYLTYRTVIQKIQEIFGEDADLHPVAAKSLQLSFQHSNLLPEAKARATSQAWLPQQMYLLKEKLENFLGRSFMKFETKVGDVDWGAYKQIVTAATDYRKFDDMLRMVIAGTADQREQLNSYLEAQYKAGKLVHGIHLSDRALMTCLVFERNGQQVHFIDGADGGYALAAKAMKARLQRKAANWSAYVKMMKLRKVNQRQSGSSLEFHTDDRFNLPVPDALPRHSPQALQTLLRRHRVDQR, encoded by the coding sequence ATGAGCACCGAGCAATTTTATGCCAAGCTCCCGCGCCTCAAGGAGTTTATCGAGATTACCCAGCCGCACAATTTTGTGGATTTGCCCCACGACTGGCATGTGGTGATTACAGATATTGTGGGTTCGACCCAGGCCATAGAAGCAGGGCGTTATAAAGATGTCAATCTGTTGGGTGCTTGCTCAATTGTGGCTGTGCTCAACGTTGCTAAATCTGACGAGATTCCCTTTGTCTTTGGGGGTGACGGAGCTTCTATTTTGATCCCTCCCGCTTTGCTGGAGCAGACGAAGCAAGCCCTACTAGCGACGCAACAGGCTGCTAAAACAAGATTTGACTTAGATCTCAGAGTGGGGCTGGTTCCAGTTACCGACGTTCTGGCTGCTGGCTTTGAAATTAAAGTGGCCAAGTTGCAAGTCTCAGAAAACTACAGCCAAGGAATATTTACGGGTGGGGGTTTAACTTGCGCTACTGAGATGGTGAAGCAGGATATCCCGAATAATCCTTATCAGCTAAAACCCTCAACTCAACCACTACAACCTGATTTTTCGGGTCTGGAGTGCCGCTGGCAAGATATTCCTAACCAGCGGGGCGAAGTGCTGAGCATTTTGGTGCTGGCAATGGGTTCTAAAAAAGAGCAATACCTGACCTACCGAACCGTTATTCAAAAAATCCAAGAAATTTTTGGCGAGGATGCAGATTTACATCCGGTTGCTGCCAAAAGTCTTCAGCTTTCGTTTCAGCATTCCAACTTGTTACCGGAAGCAAAAGCACGGGCCACCTCTCAAGCTTGGCTACCCCAACAGATGTACTTGCTGAAGGAAAAGCTAGAAAATTTTCTCGGCCGGTCCTTCATGAAATTTGAGACTAAGGTGGGTGACGTAGATTGGGGTGCTTACAAACAGATTGTCACAGCAGCCACAGATTACCGCAAGTTTGATGACATGCTGCGGATGGTGATTGCGGGCACAGCCGACCAGCGGGAACAACTGAATAGCTATCTAGAAGCTCAATACAAAGCGGGCAAGTTGGTGCACGGAATCCACCTATCCGATCGCGCCCTGATGACCTGCTTAGTGTTTGAACGCAACGGGCAGCAAGTACATTTTATTGATGGTGCAGACGGGGGGTATGCTCTGGCCGCGAAAGCAATGAAAGCTCGACTCCAGCGCAAAGCAGCAAACTGGTCAGCCTATGTCAAGATGATGAAGTTGCGAAAAGTGAACCAGCGTCAAAGTGGCAGTTCACTCGAATTTCATACAGATG
- the murJ gene encoding murein biosynthesis integral membrane protein MurJ, which yields MSETKKPSRSLAGIAGIVAVATMISKVFGLVRQQAIAAAFGVGPAAGAYNFAYVIPGFLLILLGGINGPFHSAIVSVLSKRKQSEVAPIVETITTLVGGLLLLVTIGLIVFADPLMHLVAPGLYISPEVAQAQGVTPEQFQVLAQTRAIAVQQFRIMAPMALLAGLIGIGFGTLNASDQYWLPSISPLFSSVTVLIGIGVLAFQLGPQITTPQYAVLGGIVLAWGTLAGGVLQWLVQLPAQARAGMGGLRLRFDFHRPEVKEIIKIMGPATFSSGMMQINVWTDLFFASFLPQAAAAVSALGYAGLLVNTPLGILSNMILVPLMPVFSRLTDPADWPELKGRIRQGLLLTAVAMLPLSAIMIALAFPIVRVVYERYAFDKSASHLTASLLIAYSVGMFVYLARDVLVRVFYALGDGDTPFRISIVNIFLNAVLDFLLIKPFGASGLVLATVGVNVTSSIALLVILHRRLHGLPWRELGWPILGLSLGSAIAGGSSWATLKACEQFLGTEGIMTQLLELTTAGSVGLAVFALFATQLRLPEVDLFIDRIRQRLLRR from the coding sequence GTGTCTGAAACTAAAAAGCCTTCTCGTTCCCTCGCTGGAATTGCTGGGATTGTGGCTGTGGCCACGATGATCAGCAAGGTATTTGGATTGGTGCGTCAGCAAGCGATCGCCGCTGCTTTTGGGGTGGGTCCTGCCGCTGGAGCTTACAACTTTGCCTATGTGATTCCAGGGTTCTTGCTGATTTTGTTGGGTGGCATCAATGGCCCCTTCCATAGTGCGATCGTCAGTGTGCTTTCCAAGCGCAAACAAAGCGAAGTCGCTCCCATTGTCGAAACGATCACAACTTTGGTCGGTGGGCTGCTCCTACTGGTCACCATCGGCTTGATCGTGTTTGCCGATCCGCTGATGCATCTGGTGGCTCCCGGTTTATACATCAGCCCGGAGGTGGCCCAGGCGCAAGGGGTAACTCCAGAGCAATTTCAAGTATTGGCTCAAACTAGAGCGATCGCCGTCCAGCAGTTTCGGATCATGGCTCCGATGGCGTTGCTGGCTGGGTTGATCGGGATTGGCTTTGGCACCCTCAATGCCTCCGATCAATATTGGCTACCCTCCATCAGCCCTTTGTTCTCTAGTGTGACCGTGCTGATCGGGATTGGCGTCTTGGCATTCCAGCTTGGCCCTCAAATTACTACCCCCCAGTACGCCGTGCTCGGAGGAATTGTATTAGCTTGGGGAACCTTGGCGGGTGGTGTCTTGCAATGGCTAGTGCAATTACCAGCACAGGCACGAGCGGGTATGGGTGGACTAAGGCTGCGCTTCGACTTCCATCGCCCCGAAGTCAAAGAAATCATCAAAATTATGGGGCCAGCGACCTTTTCCTCAGGCATGATGCAAATCAATGTCTGGACGGATTTATTCTTTGCTTCGTTTTTGCCCCAAGCGGCAGCGGCAGTATCAGCTTTAGGTTACGCGGGGTTGTTGGTCAACACGCCTCTGGGCATTCTTTCCAACATGATTTTGGTGCCCTTGATGCCTGTGTTCTCTCGGCTCACCGATCCGGCAGACTGGCCCGAATTGAAAGGACGGATTCGGCAGGGTTTGTTGCTGACTGCGGTAGCTATGCTGCCTCTGAGTGCCATCATGATTGCGCTGGCGTTTCCCATTGTGCGGGTGGTGTATGAACGCTACGCTTTCGATAAATCCGCCTCCCACCTTACAGCTTCTCTCTTGATTGCCTATAGCGTTGGCATGTTTGTGTATTTGGCGCGGGACGTTCTGGTGCGGGTGTTCTACGCTTTAGGAGACGGAGACACTCCCTTCCGAATTAGCATCGTTAATATCTTTTTGAACGCGGTCTTGGACTTCTTGTTAATCAAACCTTTTGGCGCGTCTGGTCTAGTCTTAGCCACAGTTGGGGTTAACGTCACCTCCAGTATTGCTCTATTGGTGATTCTGCATCGCCGTCTACATGGCTTGCCTTGGCGAGAGCTGGGTTGGCCGATTTTAGGTCTGAGTTTGGGTAGCGCGATCGCGGGAGGATCTTCCTGGGCAACACTAAAGGCCTGCGAACAATTTCTGGGTACCGAAGGCATCATGACTCAACTGCTAGAACTCACGACAGCTGGTTCAGTCGGCTTAGCAGTATTTGCTCTATTTGCAACTCAGTTACGGTTGCCAGAAGTTGATTTATTTATCGATCGCATTCGCCAGCGTCTACTGAGGCGCTAA
- a CDS encoding DUF3181 family protein, which translates to MAKTNTTELLEALAADIGENVYMDIAKWHLYLSDAHLSTPLAEQLYPLLISSSVNENRVQQILSSMSVKLGGGRREVPLLDLLPMQCQVTLMDLLEKYQDQL; encoded by the coding sequence ATGGCAAAAACCAATACAACCGAGCTTTTAGAAGCCCTCGCCGCTGATATTGGCGAAAATGTCTACATGGATATTGCCAAGTGGCACCTCTACTTAAGCGATGCTCACCTCAGCACTCCCTTGGCAGAGCAACTCTATCCTTTGCTCATCTCCAGTTCAGTGAATGAAAACCGAGTGCAGCAAATCCTCAGCAGCATGTCAGTTAAGCTGGGCGGTGGCCGCCGTGAAGTGCCTCTACTCGATCTCCTACCCATGCAGTGCCAAGTCACGCTCATGGACCTCCTAGAAAAGTACCAAGATCAGCTTTAG
- a CDS encoding 2TM domain-containing protein: MPPRWPRQPDRRDPAYRRLDDRMNFAMHVAVFGATNSGMWFVRTLEAATWPWSKWVTGAWAVGLLVHLIYIAAIADYSGYNPQFSAGTPADSKKTSAKSTKP; this comes from the coding sequence ATGCCGCCTCGTTGGCCTCGTCAACCAGATCGTCGCGATCCTGCTTATCGCCGTCTGGATGATCGGATGAATTTTGCCATGCACGTAGCAGTTTTTGGTGCGACCAATTCTGGCATGTGGTTTGTGCGCACGCTAGAAGCTGCCACTTGGCCTTGGTCTAAGTGGGTCACGGGAGCGTGGGCTGTAGGACTGCTAGTGCATCTAATTTATATTGCTGCGATCGCAGATTACTCTGGCTACAACCCTCAATTTTCTGCTGGAACTCCTGCTGATTCCAAAAAAACGAGTGCGAAGTCTACCAAACCATAG
- a CDS encoding PspA/IM30 family protein, which translates to MGLLDRIGRVIRANINSLVGQAEDPEKILEQTVLDMQEDLIHMRQAVAQAIATQKRTERQCAQAQSTSNEWYQRAQLALQKGDDHLAREALTRRKSYQETAEALRSQLDQQSGIVTKLKQNMLTLESKISEAKTKKDLYIARARSAKASQQINDMLGRVGTGSAMSAFERMEEKVLQLEAQSEAIAELGTDDLEKKFASLEGGDAVDDELAAMKAQLLSGTDNTVKLPPSQSQSQSSSA; encoded by the coding sequence ATGGGCTTATTGGACCGCATTGGGCGGGTAATTCGAGCCAACATCAACAGCTTAGTGGGGCAAGCAGAAGATCCAGAAAAGATTCTGGAGCAAACGGTCTTGGATATGCAGGAAGACCTGATTCATATGCGACAAGCTGTTGCTCAAGCGATCGCCACTCAAAAGCGCACGGAACGACAATGTGCTCAAGCGCAATCCACCTCTAATGAGTGGTATCAACGAGCGCAACTCGCTTTGCAAAAAGGCGATGATCACTTGGCGCGAGAGGCTTTGACCCGTCGTAAGTCTTATCAGGAAACTGCCGAAGCTTTACGATCGCAGCTAGACCAGCAAAGTGGCATTGTCACCAAGCTGAAGCAAAATATGTTGACCTTGGAAAGCAAGATTTCTGAGGCCAAAACCAAAAAAGACTTGTATATTGCGCGGGCTCGCTCTGCTAAAGCTTCTCAGCAGATTAATGACATGCTGGGTCGCGTGGGAACGGGTAGCGCCATGTCTGCGTTTGAGCGGATGGAAGAAAAGGTGCTGCAACTAGAAGCCCAGTCTGAGGCGATCGCAGAACTGGGAACGGACGACCTAGAAAAGAAATTTGCTTCCTTAGAAGGCGGCGACGCCGTAGATGACGAGTTGGCTGCAATGAAAGCTCAACTACTCAGCGGTACAGACAACACTGTCAAACTCCCACCCTCTCAGTCCCAGTCCCAGTCATCCAGCGCTTAA
- a CDS encoding DUF721 domain-containing protein: MAFESLHHVLGSFENQGGWQERQQFKRLLAYWPEVVGLAVASQTKPVAIQRGVLKVATSSPAWAQNLIFERQRILEKLNTRLTIELTDIRFSTAQWHSSQRENSAVTSGPEANPWQDHPSHVANFQAPNQSPPVQAAAPKDPQTAFQAWSALVQQRSQHLPSCPRCHCATPPGELQRWSVCALCVAQQWRG, translated from the coding sequence ATGGCTTTTGAATCCCTTCATCATGTTTTAGGCAGCTTCGAAAATCAAGGGGGATGGCAAGAGCGACAGCAGTTCAAGCGCTTGTTGGCCTATTGGCCAGAAGTAGTGGGACTAGCGGTTGCCAGCCAGACAAAACCAGTTGCAATTCAGCGAGGCGTGCTAAAGGTAGCCACTTCTAGCCCTGCCTGGGCTCAAAACTTGATTTTTGAGCGACAACGGATTCTAGAAAAGCTCAACACTCGGCTAACCATCGAACTCACTGATATTCGTTTTTCTACCGCTCAGTGGCACAGCAGCCAGAGAGAAAATTCTGCTGTCACTTCTGGGCCAGAAGCCAACCCTTGGCAAGACCATCCTAGCCATGTAGCTAACTTCCAGGCACCCAATCAATCACCTCCCGTTCAGGCAGCAGCGCCAAAAGACCCTCAAACCGCGTTTCAAGCTTGGTCAGCGTTAGTGCAACAGCGATCGCAGCATTTACCCTCTTGTCCCCGTTGCCACTGCGCGACTCCACCGGGAGAGCTGCAGCGCTGGAGTGTTTGCGCCCTTTGTGTTGCGCAACAATGGCGAGGGTAA
- the menB gene encoding 1,4-dihydroxy-2-naphthoyl-CoA synthase, with product MQVEWQVAKTYEDILYHKADGIAKITINRPHKRNAFRPKTVFELYDAFANAREDSRIGVVLFTGAGPHTDGKYAFCAGGDQSVRGQGGYVDDEGTPRLNVLDLQRLIRSMPKVVIALVAGYAIGGGHVLHILCDLTIAADNAVFGQTGPKVGSFDGGFGASYLARLVGQKKAREIWYLCRQYNATQALEMGLVNCVVPVEQLEAEGIQWAQEILEKSPIAIRCLKAAFNADCDGQAGLQELAGNATLLYYMTEEGAEGKEAFLEKRQPNFRQYPWLP from the coding sequence ATGCAAGTTGAATGGCAAGTTGCCAAAACCTACGAAGACATCCTGTATCACAAAGCGGATGGCATCGCCAAAATCACCATCAACCGCCCCCACAAGCGCAACGCCTTTCGCCCCAAAACGGTGTTTGAGCTTTATGATGCCTTTGCCAATGCCCGTGAAGATAGCCGTATTGGGGTCGTTCTTTTCACCGGGGCGGGGCCGCATACGGATGGCAAATATGCCTTCTGTGCTGGAGGCGACCAAAGTGTGCGGGGACAAGGCGGTTATGTAGATGATGAAGGGACGCCGCGGCTCAACGTCCTCGACTTGCAACGTCTGATTCGCTCCATGCCCAAAGTAGTCATTGCTTTAGTGGCGGGTTACGCGATCGGAGGCGGACATGTTCTCCACATTCTCTGTGATTTAACCATCGCCGCAGACAATGCTGTTTTTGGCCAAACTGGCCCCAAGGTCGGCAGCTTTGACGGCGGATTTGGCGCTAGCTACCTAGCTCGTCTGGTGGGACAAAAAAAAGCACGCGAGATTTGGTACCTCTGCCGTCAATACAATGCGACCCAGGCATTAGAAATGGGGTTAGTCAACTGCGTGGTGCCTGTGGAGCAGTTGGAAGCAGAGGGCATCCAATGGGCACAGGAAATTCTGGAAAAAAGTCCGATCGCGATTCGTTGCCTCAAAGCTGCCTTTAATGCCGACTGTGACGGCCAAGCGGGCTTGCAAGAATTAGCCGGGAATGCCACCTTGCTCTACTACATGACGGAAGAAGGAGCAGAAGGTAAAGAGGCGTTCTTAGAAAAGCGTCAACCTAACTTCCGCCAGTACCCTTGGTTGCCTTGA
- a CDS encoding TerB family tellurite resistance protein yields MDQSQISAETLELLCRITGQELQQDELNPLLVFLAALVTVLLGVMLVDRAIADAEKQELQQTLSSFLTLDDQTHELTQQLIAGVQRHQIYIIPNELLKLTMLLSKSEKVLLIGLGYKMAAADGEVDLRESMYLQAIASRLSLSTSEVAVLANGYSLEPDDLEALNTIKDLLVPEQYQLPLLVDIAKQFSTSLSASSQT; encoded by the coding sequence ATGGATCAATCACAAATCAGCGCTGAAACTCTAGAGCTTCTCTGCCGCATCACGGGCCAAGAGTTGCAACAGGACGAATTAAATCCCTTGCTAGTGTTTCTGGCGGCTCTGGTCACAGTGTTGCTAGGCGTCATGCTAGTGGATCGGGCGATCGCGGATGCCGAGAAGCAAGAGTTGCAGCAGACGCTCAGCTCGTTTCTGACGTTGGATGACCAAACCCATGAGCTGACACAACAACTGATCGCTGGCGTGCAGCGGCATCAGATTTATATCATTCCAAATGAGCTACTCAAGCTCACGATGCTACTTTCCAAGTCTGAAAAAGTGTTGCTAATCGGCTTGGGCTACAAGATGGCCGCAGCGGATGGTGAAGTAGACTTGCGGGAGAGTATGTATTTGCAGGCGATCGCCAGCCGTTTGTCACTGTCTACTTCTGAGGTGGCGGTTTTAGCAAATGGCTATTCGTTGGAACCTGACGACCTAGAAGCCTTAAACACTATTAAAGATTTGCTGGTTCCAGAACAATATCAACTGCCGCTCCTAGTTGATATTGCCAAGCAATTTTCCACTAGCCTATCGGCATCTTCGCAGACCTGA
- the menD gene encoding 2-succinyl-5-enolpyruvyl-6-hydroxy-3-cyclohexene-1-carboxylic-acid synthase — MSIDFRNTNSVWASILAETLVRLGLRTAVVCPGSRSTPLAIAFAQHPEVEAIPVLDERSAAFFALGLARQSGLPVVLVCTSGTAGANFYPAVIEARQSRVPLLVLTADRPPELRDCNAGQAIDQQKLFGDFPNWYAELATPALEMGLLKYLRQTMVYAWERSLWPVAGPVHLNLPFRDPLAPIPDPGVEEWRLQFDLAQFFAAVQPMTEVDAVGVGNIQLPLATWQACERGVIIAGPAQPRSPLQYCTAVAQLSAALGWPVLAEGLSPLRNYADLNPDLISTYDLLLRNRQLAEQLVPEMVIRIGEMPTSKELRLWLERVQPQQWIVDLGDRNLDPLHGHTTHLRLAIEQLAPLLPPTSKSVSSYLKDWCSAEGKVRQKLDQTMSDTEAWFEGKVAWLLSQHLPPGTPLFIANSMPVRDVEFFWKPGNTAIKPHFNRGANGIDGTLSTALGMAHGNQSSVLLTGDLALLHDTNGFLLRNKLVGHLTIIVINNNGGGIFEMLPIAQFEQVFEEFFATPQTVDFVPLCQAYGVEYELIQTWPQLIERLNPLPQNGIRVLEVRTDRKVDSAWRRANLAKFAAD, encoded by the coding sequence ATGTCCATTGATTTCCGCAATACAAATTCTGTTTGGGCTTCTATCCTGGCGGAAACTTTGGTTCGTTTAGGGTTAAGAACGGCGGTGGTTTGTCCGGGATCTCGGTCTACACCGTTGGCGATCGCGTTTGCTCAGCACCCTGAAGTTGAGGCGATTCCGGTGCTGGATGAGCGATCGGCAGCGTTTTTTGCTTTGGGCTTGGCGCGACAGTCGGGGCTACCTGTGGTGTTGGTATGTACGTCGGGGACGGCGGGGGCGAATTTTTATCCAGCGGTAATTGAGGCGCGGCAAAGTCGGGTGCCGTTGTTGGTGTTAACCGCGGATCGGCCTCCAGAGTTGCGCGACTGCAATGCGGGGCAGGCAATCGATCAGCAAAAGTTGTTTGGGGATTTTCCCAATTGGTATGCGGAGTTGGCGACACCTGCTTTAGAGATGGGGTTGCTTAAGTATCTGCGCCAAACGATGGTTTACGCTTGGGAGCGATCGCTGTGGCCTGTAGCGGGTCCGGTGCATCTCAATTTGCCGTTTCGTGACCCGTTGGCTCCGATTCCTGATCCGGGGGTGGAGGAGTGGCGATTGCAGTTTGACTTGGCTCAGTTTTTTGCAGCAGTGCAGCCTATGACGGAGGTTGACGCGGTTGGGGTGGGAAATATTCAGTTACCGCTAGCGACTTGGCAAGCTTGTGAGCGGGGGGTGATTATTGCGGGGCCTGCTCAACCACGATCGCCGTTGCAGTACTGTACAGCGGTGGCGCAACTGTCGGCGGCGTTGGGTTGGCCTGTGCTGGCGGAAGGGTTGTCACCACTGAGAAATTATGCAGACCTCAACCCTGATCTGATTTCTACCTATGATTTGCTGCTGCGAAATCGGCAGTTAGCAGAGCAATTGGTCCCGGAAATGGTGATTCGGATTGGGGAAATGCCGACTAGTAAGGAACTACGGCTCTGGCTGGAGAGGGTGCAGCCGCAGCAGTGGATTGTTGATCTGGGCGATCGCAATTTAGATCCGCTGCATGGTCACACCACTCATTTACGACTGGCGATCGAGCAGTTGGCTCCGCTGTTGCCGCCTACGTCCAAGTCAGTAAGTAGTTACCTCAAGGACTGGTGTAGTGCTGAAGGGAAGGTGCGGCAAAAGCTAGACCAAACGATGTCAGATACAGAAGCGTGGTTTGAGGGCAAAGTTGCTTGGCTGCTGTCCCAGCATTTGCCTCCCGGCACGCCTCTATTTATCGCCAACAGCATGCCTGTCCGGGATGTGGAGTTTTTCTGGAAACCAGGCAATACGGCAATCAAACCTCACTTTAATCGGGGAGCGAATGGGATTGATGGCACATTGTCTACAGCTCTGGGTATGGCGCACGGCAATCAAAGTAGCGTCCTGTTGACGGGAGACTTAGCACTGCTCCACGACACCAATGGTTTTTTGCTCAGAAACAAGCTGGTAGGGCATTTGACCATTATTGTGATCAACAATAATGGCGGTGGCATTTTCGAGATGCTGCCGATCGCCCAATTTGAGCAGGTGTTTGAAGAATTCTTCGCAACACCGCAAACGGTTGATTTCGTGCCACTCTGCCAAGCCTATGGAGTGGAGTATGAACTGATTCAAACCTGGCCCCAGCTAATAGAGCGTTTGAACCCCCTCCCTCAAAACGGCATCCGAGTGCTGGAGGTGCGGACCGATCGCAAGGTAGACAGTGCTTGGCGGCGGGCTAACTTAGCAAAATTTGCCGCTGATTGA
- a CDS encoding isochorismate synthase MenF: protein MPVTPYRTNLFQDRKDLYQFLLACQQVSIEKECTQIASISLEIDPIDPLAVLHCLSKPSQLSFYFEKRGQDERIGESSRRAIAAIGAVSSLKVEGSQRFAQAQDFIESCLINTIKTGDLSLPLSGPHFFGGFTFFEETPTKEAYFPNSTLFLPRWQVACQANRYVLVANFAIDASANLESLLDRAWGDFQKITAIKYRVPEVNFQGRGIFDQRDITDTKYFKLAVLSALEAIESKQFNKIVLAHAIDVISPTLFHVIHSLSNLRRFYPDCYVFCLSNGKGQNFIGASPERLLSIQDQELLTDALAGSFPRGKTALEDANLARGLLNSEKEIREHQVVIDFLTQSLSRLGLMPRRSLSPHLLQLSNIQHLRTPIRATVPADVSLLQILAELHPTPAVAGAPRDIACQRIRSYEAFERSLYAAPLGWLDHKGNGEFIVGIRSALVNGCSARLYAGAGIVAGSDPEKELTEIKLKLQALLQALV from the coding sequence ATGCCAGTCACACCATACCGGACTAATCTATTTCAAGATCGTAAGGATCTCTATCAATTTCTTTTAGCTTGTCAACAAGTTTCAATTGAGAAAGAATGCACCCAAATCGCAAGTATTTCTTTAGAAATTGACCCAATAGATCCGCTAGCTGTACTGCATTGCTTAAGCAAGCCAAGCCAACTTAGTTTTTACTTTGAGAAACGAGGGCAAGACGAACGAATTGGAGAGTCTAGCCGTCGAGCGATCGCCGCGATCGGTGCGGTTTCTAGTCTCAAGGTAGAAGGCTCTCAACGATTTGCTCAAGCTCAAGATTTCATTGAATCCTGTTTAATTAACACTATTAAAACAGGTGACTTGAGTTTGCCGCTCTCGGGGCCACATTTCTTCGGTGGCTTTACCTTTTTTGAGGAAACTCCAACTAAAGAGGCTTACTTTCCTAACTCAACTCTTTTTTTACCTCGCTGGCAAGTTGCCTGCCAGGCTAACCGCTATGTGTTAGTAGCCAATTTTGCTATTGATGCTAGTGCCAACTTGGAATCCTTGCTCGATCGAGCGTGGGGGGACTTCCAAAAAATTACTGCGATTAAATATCGAGTCCCTGAGGTCAACTTTCAAGGTCGAGGAATCTTTGATCAACGAGACATTACAGATACAAAATATTTCAAGCTAGCTGTCTTATCTGCTCTAGAAGCAATTGAGTCAAAACAGTTTAATAAAATAGTTTTGGCTCACGCAATTGATGTTATTTCACCGACTCTGTTTCATGTAATTCACTCTTTGAGCAATCTGCGACGCTTTTATCCAGATTGTTATGTGTTTTGTTTAAGTAATGGCAAGGGACAAAACTTTATTGGTGCTAGTCCTGAGCGTTTACTGAGTATTCAAGATCAAGAGCTGTTGACCGATGCCTTGGCAGGTTCTTTTCCCAGGGGTAAAACTGCCTTGGAAGATGCCAATTTAGCGCGAGGATTGCTCAATAGTGAAAAGGAGATCCGGGAACACCAAGTGGTGATTGACTTTTTGACCCAATCTCTCTCTCGTTTGGGCTTAATGCCAAGGCGATCGCTTTCTCCTCATTTGTTACAGCTATCGAATATTCAGCATTTACGCACTCCGATTCGAGCCACGGTGCCAGCAGATGTGTCGCTGCTCCAAATTTTGGCTGAACTGCATCCAACTCCAGCGGTGGCGGGGGCTCCTAGGGATATTGCTTGCCAGCGAATCCGCAGCTATGAAGCGTTTGAGCGATCGCTCTATGCGGCTCCTTTGGGTTGGCTAGATCACAAGGGGAATGGGGAGTTTATAGTAGGAATCCGCTCGGCATTGGTGAATGGTTGCTCTGCAAGGCTTTATGCGGGGGCAGGGATTGTCGCGGGGTCTGATCCGGAGAAGGAGCTGACGGAGATTAAGCTGAAGTTGCAGGCGTTGTTGCAAGCATTGGTTTAG